The window TTCGAGAAGTATCGAAAACTCTTCCCAAAGGATTTGAAGTTGGTTGGGAAGGCTTATCTTATGATGAAGCGTCTCGAGGAAATGAAGCAATATACATTTTCATTGTCGTAATAGTTTTCGTTTATTTAGTGTTATCTGCCCAATATGAAAGTTTTATCATACCATTTTCGGTCATCTTTTCACTTCCACCAGGTATCTTTGGTTCCTTTTTCTTATTACGTTTGTTAGGACTAGCCAATGATATTTATGCCCAGATTGGAATGATTATGTTAATCGGACTACTTGGTAAAAATGCGGTTTTAATAGTCGAGTTTGCCAGACAAAGACAAGAAGCAGGCCTTAGTGTATTTGATGCTGCGCTTGAAGGAGCAAAAGCAAGGTTTCGACCAATCTTAATGACTTCATTTGCTTTTATTGCAGGACTCATTCCTCTCGTTGTTGCAACGGGTCCTGGAGCAATTGCTAACCACACTATTGGTGCCTGTGCGTTAGGTGGAATGTTATTTGGAACTATTTTTGGTGTGATCGTAGTCCCAGGACTTTATATCATCTTTGCCAACATTGCAAAAGGCAAAAGCCTAATTTACCACGAGGACCATATGCCACTTTCGGAATCGGACGTGAGTTACCAGAATTCAGAAATCGAACGTAAAAAAAATAGAAAGACAAGGAAGGAAATCAAATGAAACGGATCATCATCACATTCATAGTTTTATGGAATATTTCCTGTATTCCCGCGCTTTACGAAAGAGATAAGGAAGATTTACAACTTCCAGAACAATTTCAAAATTGGGAGTCCTCTGAAAAAGCGATTAAGTTACAAACTGAAATTTGGAACCAATTTTTTAATGAACCACAATTGATTTCATTGATTGAGATTGCTATAAAAAACAATCAGGAACTTGAAGTTCTAGAACAGGAAATCAGTATCGCAAATAACGAAGTTTTTGCAAGGCAAGGGGAATACTTACCAAAATTATCTTTACAAGCCGATGTTGGAAGCGAACAGAAAGAAAGATTTAGTACACCTAACGCAAATTCTCCGACTTTGTTTGCACACGGTGGACTCGTTATGAGTTGGGAAATTGACATTTGGAAAAAACTAAGAAACGCTACAAAATCTGCATACCTTAGATATTTAGCAAGTATAGAAGGAAAACGTTTTGTTGTGACCAACTTAGTTGCAGAAATTTCGGATACGTATTTTGAATTGAAGGCACTCGACAACCAACTCACCCTCATTCAAAACTATATCGAAGTTTTATCCCAAGTAAAGGAAATCGTCGTATTACAAAGAGAAGCTGGTAGAACCACTTCTCTTGCTGTCAAACGATTCGAAGCCGAGGTTTCCAAAAACCTAGCACGTAAATACGATATCGTTCAAAGGATTGCAATCACTGAAAATCGACTTAATTTCTTATTAGGAAGGTTTCCAGAAAAAATCAACCGTACTTCAGATGATTTTTTAGAAATCACACTCCCTGAAATCCAAAAATCTGTTCCCATTGATCTTCTTGAGAATCGACCCGATATCAAACAAGCCACTCTGATTTTAGAATCTCGAAAATTGGATATCGAAGTGGCTAGAGCAAGATTTTATCCATCACTTTCCATTGATGGCAATATTGGTTATGAAGTGTTTAATTCCAAACATTTTAAAGGAACACCAGTTTCGCTCGCTTATGGATTAGGTGGAGGGATCATCGCACCACTCATCAACAGAAAAGCAATAGAAGCCAATTATGCAACGGCAAATAACTTACAAATCCAAGCCGTTTACAATTATGAAGTCTCACTCCTAAAAGCCTTTACAGAAGTGACCAATCAAATTGTAAAAATCAAAAATCTCTCACAGAAGTTTGAAGCAAAAAACAAACAGGTGCAGAATTTAAAAGAATCAGTAGAAATCTCCAATATCCTCTTCAAAGCAGGAAGGATAGACTACATTGATGTTTTGTTTAGCCAGAGGGATTTTCTGGAAGCACAAGTGGAAGCCTTTGAACTAAAGTACAGTTTACTTGAATCTAATATTGGTTTGTATAAAGCACTCGGTGGTGGTTGGCGAGGCCAAAACGAACAAGACAGCGAACGAAAGAACGGGACATTTTAATTATATCCCCGCTTTCCACATCCATCGGCGGCGCGGGGAATTTTTTTAATGTCAGAAATTGCAATCACCAACTCACTTTACAAAGAAAGTTTTGGTATCACAACTTCCTGTGCAAACTTATGGGTTTCATCATAACAAAAAGTATGGAATCGAACTAACTCTTCTCCATTGTGTTTATATGAAAATTTTAACACTTGTGGTATTTCGGTAAGTTCAACAATCGTATTTCCTGCTCCATTATTTAAATTGAAGGATGCCTTCGTTTTCGACAATACTTTCCACTCCCCCTTTAATACCGGAACATCGAAATCACTTTGCGAAGTAGCAGAATAATCAGCATACAATTTGATCCCAAAATTCATTGGAGACGATTCACAAAAATAAAGAAAGGGTTTTATTTCTTCTATTGTAACACTTCCCCAATTGGGAATTGTAATTCCACCTAAGTTGTCTTCAATACTCTCATAATTGATTGGTTCATCTGATTCCTTTAAACCTTTAATGATAGATTCTTTTCTTTTTAGTTCTTCTTGTTGCAAACGTGAAGATTCGGCTTTCTCTGCTTCCGTTGGACCCTCTGCTTC of the Leptospira biflexa serovar Patoc strain 'Patoc 1 (Paris)' genome contains:
- a CDS encoding TolC family protein, which encodes MKRIIITFIVLWNISCIPALYERDKEDLQLPEQFQNWESSEKAIKLQTEIWNQFFNEPQLISLIEIAIKNNQELEVLEQEISIANNEVFARQGEYLPKLSLQADVGSEQKERFSTPNANSPTLFAHGGLVMSWEIDIWKKLRNATKSAYLRYLASIEGKRFVVTNLVAEISDTYFELKALDNQLTLIQNYIEVLSQVKEIVVLQREAGRTTSLAVKRFEAEVSKNLARKYDIVQRIAITENRLNFLLGRFPEKINRTSDDFLEITLPEIQKSVPIDLLENRPDIKQATLILESRKLDIEVARARFYPSLSIDGNIGYEVFNSKHFKGTPVSLAYGLGGGIIAPLINRKAIEANYATANNLQIQAVYNYEVSLLKAFTEVTNQIVKIKNLSQKFEAKNKQVQNLKESVEISNILFKAGRIDYIDVLFSQRDFLEAQVEAFELKYSLLESNIGLYKALGGGWRGQNEQDSERKNGTF